One stretch of Priestia megaterium DNA includes these proteins:
- a CDS encoding YjcZ family sporulation protein, protein MGCGFGYGGCGYGGGYGGGFALIVVLFILLIIVGCVCFYN, encoded by the coding sequence ATGGGCTGCGGATTTGGCTACGGTGGTTGTGGTTACGGTGGTGGCTACGGCGGTGGTTTTGCGTTAATCGTTGTATTATTCATTCTATTAATTATTGTTGGGTGTGTTTGTTTTTACAATTAA
- a CDS encoding stage VI sporulation protein F, producing the protein MDNNMFKNIEKKTGVNMKDIFELANSVQNANFKDEQTVRNIVKRVAQIANKPISKQKEEQIVKAIANNNQSIDFATIAKMLNEKK; encoded by the coding sequence ATGGATAATAATATGTTTAAAAATATAGAAAAGAAAACAGGCGTTAATATGAAGGATATTTTTGAACTTGCGAATTCTGTACAAAATGCTAATTTTAAAGATGAGCAAACGGTGCGTAATATTGTGAAGCGAGTAGCACAAATTGCGAATAAGCCAATTTCAAAACAAAAAGAAGAACAAATTGTTAAGGCGATTGCAAACAATAATCAATCCATTGATTTTGCGACCATCGCTAAAATGCTAAATGAGAAAAAATAA